A stretch of the Pirellulales bacterium genome encodes the following:
- a CDS encoding glycoside hydrolase family 16 protein, whose product MKSRLRVLVVLGLVLLASSALSQERKPPRPNPPAPNPAPAPSPTPAPSNGAKLLFASEFDSEDELKTAAHLWRTGWPLGAGVTSPATPGEVEIYVDYQKGDKWGQNPFKVSNSVLSITATPTPGLPKPFTYTSGCLSTAGIFSFQYGYAEMRGQAPKGSGFWPTFWMMPWKGDWSKVVWPPEIDIYQASSRINNQNYPAVLSGTSKKVIEAGEFITAKSDLSAAMHTYGFEWTETTMTWYLDGAVVMTKPSPAGTAMRMYLMLSLAVGDNGTWIGKPDGSTQSWLIDYVRVYDRKPSK is encoded by the coding sequence ATGAAATCTCGCCTACGCGTCTTGGTAGTGCTTGGTCTCGTGTTGCTCGCGTCGAGCGCGCTATCACAGGAGAGGAAGCCGCCACGGCCGAACCCGCCGGCGCCGAATCCTGCTCCCGCACCGAGCCCAACCCCTGCGCCGAGCAATGGGGCCAAGCTGCTCTTCGCCTCGGAGTTCGATTCCGAGGACGAACTGAAGACGGCGGCCCATCTGTGGCGCACCGGCTGGCCCTTGGGGGCCGGCGTTACGAGCCCTGCGACGCCGGGCGAAGTCGAAATCTATGTCGACTATCAGAAGGGGGACAAGTGGGGACAGAACCCTTTCAAGGTTAGCAACTCGGTCTTGTCGATCACGGCGACGCCCACGCCCGGCTTGCCAAAACCCTTTACTTACACGTCGGGCTGTTTGTCGACGGCGGGCATTTTCTCCTTTCAATACGGCTATGCCGAGATGCGCGGTCAGGCGCCTAAGGGGAGCGGCTTCTGGCCGACCTTCTGGATGATGCCGTGGAAGGGGGACTGGAGCAAAGTCGTGTGGCCTCCGGAGATCGACATTTATCAAGCCTCGAGCCGCATCAACAATCAGAACTACCCCGCGGTGCTGTCGGGCACGTCGAAGAAAGTGATCGAAGCCGGCGAATTCATCACGGCCAAGTCCGACCTTTCGGCGGCCATGCACACCTACGGCTTTGAATGGACGGAGACAACGATGACCTGGTACCTGGATGGTGCCGTCGTCATGACAAAGCCATCCCCCGCAGGCACCGCTATGCGGATGTATCTGATGCTCAGCCTGGCTGTGGGAGACAACGGCACCTGGATCGGTAAGCCCGACGGCAGCACGCAGTCGTGGTTGATCGATTACGTGCGCGTCTACGACCGCAAACCGTCCAAGTAA
- a CDS encoding CehA/McbA family metallohydrolase produces the protein MTLSRKPALLFILLLTAMLLLSSNATRAAEPLTIVTGVELQPLKAQVTRLVQALELAGSPLTADQKSALDVAVAEQDAAKSLAAIQNVLDPLCVAGVTINPESRVKVAEGAAPKKLVQHGWRVLLVKVANEAGVTAALRVSSPNAAKLHKPSSGRADPPQSISPQDVSERWLDVSLNTSQPLNKELSGLPLEYRVIEMYSRDVGQREAKLMFDVGQGTQDLGFRNELNLLFQCEPAVHVSLEVIDDDGKPTTGQFVFRDTLGRVYPSRARRMAPDLFFHDQIYRHSGETVLLPPGKYTVTYSRGPEYRILTREIEVPNAATHRESFRLKRWIKMADHGWFSGDHHVHSAGCAHYESPEEGVQPEDMMRHILGEDLNIGCVLSWGPCWYFQKQYFEGKVSALSTPDNLMRYDVEVSGFPSSHCGHLCLLRLKEDDYPGTTKIEEWPSWDLPVLKWGKEQGGVVGFSHSGWGLQVPATSLPTYDMPPFDGIGANEYIVDVAHDVCDFISAVDTPFVWEMNIWYHTLNCGYTCRISGETDFPCIYGERVGLGRAYVKLKGSKDQPLDYDQWAVGIRDGRSYCTEGLAHLYDFTVNGLGVGEPGSAGRASVLSVKQGEKLPIRVNAAALLEEKPREDIRARKLDQKPYWHVERARVGDTRKVPVELIVNGQVVEMREIEADGSVKDLQFEYTPQHSCWVALRVFAAAHTNPVFIEVDNKPIRASRRSAQWCLDAVDVCWKQKLRNTREPEHAAAAAAYEVARQAYRKALAEAVAE, from the coding sequence GTGACGCTATCGCGAAAACCAGCTTTGCTATTTATCCTGCTGCTGACTGCGATGTTGCTCCTATCAAGCAATGCGACGCGTGCCGCCGAGCCGCTCACGATTGTTACGGGCGTGGAACTGCAACCACTGAAGGCGCAGGTCACGCGCCTGGTGCAGGCCTTGGAATTGGCCGGCTCGCCGCTAACGGCGGATCAGAAAAGCGCACTTGACGTGGCGGTCGCCGAGCAAGATGCGGCGAAAAGCCTGGCCGCGATTCAGAATGTGCTTGACCCCCTGTGCGTGGCCGGCGTAACGATCAATCCCGAAAGTCGCGTGAAGGTGGCCGAAGGCGCGGCGCCGAAGAAACTCGTCCAGCACGGCTGGCGCGTGCTTTTGGTGAAGGTCGCCAACGAAGCCGGCGTGACCGCGGCCTTGCGCGTCAGCAGCCCCAACGCGGCCAAGCTACACAAGCCGTCCAGTGGCAGAGCGGATCCGCCGCAATCGATCTCTCCGCAAGATGTCAGCGAGCGCTGGCTCGACGTGTCGCTCAACACTTCTCAGCCGCTCAACAAGGAACTCTCGGGCCTGCCGCTCGAATATCGTGTGATCGAAATGTATAGCCGGGACGTCGGCCAACGCGAGGCGAAGCTGATGTTCGACGTAGGGCAGGGGACGCAGGACCTGGGCTTTCGCAACGAGCTAAATCTGCTGTTTCAATGCGAGCCGGCCGTACACGTGTCACTCGAAGTGATCGACGATGACGGCAAGCCGACGACTGGGCAATTCGTCTTTCGCGACACGTTGGGACGCGTCTATCCCTCGCGCGCGCGGCGCATGGCTCCGGACCTGTTCTTTCACGATCAGATCTATCGTCACAGCGGCGAGACAGTGCTATTGCCGCCGGGCAAATATACGGTGACGTACTCACGCGGTCCGGAGTATCGCATCCTGACTCGCGAGATCGAGGTGCCCAATGCGGCCACGCATCGCGAGAGCTTTCGGCTGAAGCGGTGGATCAAAATGGCCGATCACGGCTGGTTTTCCGGCGATCATCACGTCCACAGCGCGGGCTGCGCGCACTACGAATCGCCCGAAGAAGGGGTCCAGCCCGAGGACATGATGCGGCACATCCTGGGCGAGGATCTGAACATCGGCTGCGTGCTGTCGTGGGGGCCATGCTGGTATTTCCAGAAGCAATATTTCGAGGGCAAAGTCAGCGCCCTCTCGACCCCCGACAACCTGATGCGCTACGATGTCGAAGTTTCAGGCTTTCCCAGCTCGCACTGCGGTCACTTGTGCTTGCTGCGCTTGAAAGAAGACGACTACCCAGGCACGACCAAGATCGAAGAATGGCCCAGTTGGGATCTGCCGGTCTTGAAATGGGGGAAAGAGCAAGGAGGCGTCGTCGGCTTCTCGCACAGTGGCTGGGGGCTGCAGGTTCCCGCGACTTCGCTGCCGACCTATGACATGCCACCGTTCGACGGTATCGGCGCCAACGAATATATCGTCGACGTGGCACACGACGTTTGCGATTTCATTTCCGCTGTCGACACTCCGTTCGTGTGGGAAATGAACATCTGGTATCACACGCTGAACTGCGGATACACATGCCGCATCAGTGGTGAGACGGATTTTCCGTGCATCTATGGCGAGCGCGTCGGACTTGGGCGCGCGTACGTGAAGCTAAAAGGATCTAAGGATCAACCGCTGGACTACGATCAGTGGGCGGTAGGCATCCGCGATGGACGCAGCTACTGCACTGAGGGGCTCGCGCATCTTTACGATTTTACGGTCAACGGCCTGGGCGTCGGCGAACCGGGCTCGGCAGGTCGCGCCAGTGTGCTGTCGGTGAAGCAGGGCGAGAAGCTACCGATCCGTGTCAACGCGGCGGCGCTGCTTGAAGAAAAACCACGCGAGGACATTCGTGCCCGCAAGCTTGATCAGAAGCCGTACTGGCATGTCGAGCGAGCCCGGGTCGGCGATACGCGCAAGGTGCCGGTTGAATTGATCGTCAATGGGCAGGTCGTCGAAATGCGCGAGATCGAGGCCGACGGCAGCGTCAAGGATCTGCAGTTCGAGTACACGCCCCAACATTCGTGTTGGGTGGCGCTGCGCGTTTTTGCCGCCGCACATACGAACCCCGTATTTATCGAGGTCGACAACAAGCCGATCCGCGCCAGCCGTCGCAGCGCACAATGGTGTTTGGATGCCGTGGACGTCTGCTGGAAACAGAAGTTGCGCAACACGCGCGAGCCCGAGCACGCCGCGGCCGCCGCCGCGTATGAAGTGGCCCGGCAAGCCTATCGTAAGGCGTTGGCCGAAGCGGTTGCGGAATAG
- a CDS encoding class I SAM-dependent methyltransferase, which produces MGLYDKYILPRVLEFGMSRPQVMRERPRALAEARGEVLEIGFGTGLNLASYPPAVERLVVADPVEMLAPRVAQRIAAAKIPVSIERADAAVLPFDAGRFDCVVSTWTLCTIPRVAQSLAEIRRVLKPSGRFLFLEHGLSQNPRTADWQHRLDRLHGFFTGGCHVNREIDQLVAGAGLAIERVDRFNLAGVPGYMAPHYLGAAIVA; this is translated from the coding sequence ATGGGACTCTACGACAAATATATTCTGCCGCGTGTGCTGGAATTCGGCATGAGCCGGCCACAAGTGATGCGCGAGCGACCTCGCGCACTGGCCGAGGCTCGCGGTGAAGTCCTCGAGATCGGTTTTGGAACCGGGCTGAATCTTGCGTCGTATCCGCCGGCCGTCGAACGGCTGGTCGTAGCCGATCCGGTCGAAATGTTGGCGCCCCGGGTGGCCCAGCGGATCGCGGCTGCCAAGATTCCGGTCAGCATCGAGCGCGCTGATGCCGCTGTGCTGCCATTCGATGCCGGGCGATTCGATTGCGTCGTCAGCACTTGGACCCTTTGCACGATTCCGCGAGTTGCCCAATCGCTGGCCGAGATTCGCCGCGTCCTGAAGCCGTCGGGGCGATTCTTGTTCCTCGAACATGGTCTGAGCCAGAATCCGCGCACCGCCGACTGGCAGCATCGCCTCGACCGGCTGCACGGCTTCTTCACCGGTGGCTGTCACGTGAATCGCGAGATCGATCAGTTGGTCGCCGGCGCAGGTTTGGCGATCGAGCGGGTCGACCGGTTCAATCTGGCCGGCGTGCCCGGCTACATGGCCCCTCATTACCTGGGTGCCGCGATAGTGGCATGA
- a CDS encoding PEP-CTERM sorting domain-containing protein, producing the protein MRFTTTSFFRIAPVCALVSLGIALGSTTPVHAAPASFAQFSEASPGGNLFTLTGSASETDFGTSTGGPLGAPIPVNFTYLTVTGTVPADLQGVQNATLSMISSTTNPVTTGFGGTIAAQVFNGLGSLPNGIAITRDTPASEGFGTKTNLLTVTYTNATLLGIINSSAPQLSADTATGGGVTVNYTSDFLTFPNGEHNFSLTFSSWSSIGVQGLPGGLQVAGVDPALFFQSATAAGAGTFGGNAVVVPEPSSIALAGLGLVALVYGMRRRRS; encoded by the coding sequence GTGAGGTTTACTACTACTTCGTTCTTCCGCATCGCGCCTGTTTGCGCGCTCGTTTCGTTGGGCATCGCCCTCGGATCGACAACTCCCGTACACGCCGCTCCGGCCAGCTTCGCGCAATTCTCCGAAGCATCCCCCGGCGGCAATTTGTTCACGTTGACTGGAAGTGCCAGCGAGACTGACTTCGGCACTTCGACCGGCGGCCCGTTGGGCGCGCCGATTCCGGTGAACTTCACCTATTTGACAGTTACGGGAACGGTTCCCGCTGACTTGCAAGGGGTGCAGAACGCCACGCTGTCGATGATTTCCAGCACGACGAATCCGGTCACCACCGGCTTTGGCGGCACCATTGCCGCGCAAGTGTTCAACGGCCTGGGCAGCCTGCCCAACGGCATCGCCATCACGCGCGACACTCCCGCGAGCGAAGGTTTCGGCACGAAGACGAACCTGTTGACCGTGACGTACACCAACGCCACGCTGCTGGGCATTATCAACAGCAGTGCACCGCAGTTGTCGGCCGACACGGCCACCGGCGGCGGCGTGACGGTGAACTACACCTCGGACTTCCTGACGTTCCCCAACGGCGAGCATAACTTCTCGCTGACGTTCAGCTCGTGGAGCTCGATCGGCGTGCAAGGTCTGCCGGGCGGCTTGCAAGTCGCCGGCGTTGATCCTGCGCTGTTCTTCCAATCGGCCACGGCTGCCGGTGCTGGCACCTTCGGTGGTAACGCCGTCGTTGTGCCCGAGCCGAGCTCAATCGCTCTGGCCGGACTTGGATTGGTCGCCCTGGTCTACGGCATGCGGCGTCGTCGCTCATAG
- a CDS encoding PEP-CTERM sorting domain-containing protein, translating into MQRFRGIPRAMNDCAFFCLPVIAVAILSSQLLIPAAFALPPLQPIVFSGTQAPGMVAGANFQFFNSVYFQDASGATIGPNGQIAFYGTSYDQSSSPVYGGIWESDDTGLHLVAVKNQNAAGFAHGVNYTDVLGSSSVEPTQTAPVSLPLVDASGNVAYSGYVTGLGVSSGTDEVLWQGPAGQAGIVAREGTAAPGSPGNTFRAALDYTFPSYAMNAAGNVAFSAGTQGSSGFGIWEGAPGSLNPVARAGDAAPGISGGTFRSLALPGLPPLILGPAINSNGQVAFEFPYAGPNSTVHDGVWVGSAGSLSLVAKFGDQAPGTPSSVTFADPTNGDIGTNNGPLYTFSRPEISSDNQVAIAGLLTGTGVTSANNTGIWAGAVGNLQLVARAGDVAPGVGSGKIFGNLDSTPSAATTPLYMNANGQIVFAAPYTHAGASSPDGYGIWTGTAGHLTLVARDQPTSLAINSAGQIAFADSRGIWVTDAGGTPSLVASPGELVTDSHGNQTTLYALSFASGSTSDGFGTGFNDNGQIVFTSTLNEFSTGNGPTAIFTTTISSSLVPEPSSLGLAIGALVGVFTWTLRKQLLRSFAVVLAVGAIAVMTTADAATTVDTIATSATQAPEVPAGINFAAFQNGGTVPVPPSINASGQVAFYGTLSGAGTTTTNNVGVWTGTSGNVRLTALENDSVSGLGAGINFLGFAASSLPILAPSVIPPPIPINAANQIALSANITGFNVNPSNDELLWSGSAIAANQLLRESSTTFHSNNSSVPTFGPAPLINDAGDIGFTSLSSANGLSGIWVDHGGNVQPVATFGQQAPSTASGVKFSNGTYGSSATGMNASGSVVFNSALVGPGVTGLNQVGIWAGTPGNVQLIARAGDTASGVVPQFPGQDVFAALTGLSPFSVAEINAAGTVAFSASMFTATGMWIHDSSGLKLVATDGQQVPGLPAGDAFASQAFSPASPLLNAQGTLAFQARLSGPDITAANNTAIFSGLPDSLHIVAQAGAQAPGTPTGTTFTQLALSLNPAYADIGLNGMGQVVFTAQSSDGKIGIWGTDRGGNLLEVARQGVAIQVAPGDVRTVAGIAFLGGSGNSDGRASGFSDNSQLAFWASFTDGSSGIFVSDALAVPEPTTLVLAGLGLLPVVASWLRRRLRTR; encoded by the coding sequence ATGCAGCGGTTTCGTGGTATTCCGCGCGCAATGAACGATTGCGCGTTTTTTTGTCTCCCGGTGATCGCGGTCGCGATCCTCTCTTCGCAATTGCTGATTCCAGCGGCATTCGCTCTGCCACCGCTTCAGCCAATTGTCTTTTCCGGGACACAAGCGCCGGGCATGGTCGCCGGCGCCAACTTCCAGTTTTTCAACTCGGTCTATTTTCAAGACGCCTCTGGCGCCACGATCGGCCCGAATGGCCAGATCGCGTTCTACGGCACGTCCTACGACCAATCTAGTTCACCGGTGTATGGGGGCATTTGGGAGAGCGACGACACGGGCCTACACCTGGTGGCCGTGAAGAATCAAAACGCGGCTGGCTTCGCGCACGGTGTCAATTACACCGATGTGCTTGGTAGCTCATCGGTCGAACCTACTCAAACCGCTCCGGTCTCGCTGCCACTTGTCGACGCATCGGGTAATGTCGCCTACAGCGGTTACGTCACCGGGCTTGGCGTCAGCTCGGGCACCGACGAGGTCCTCTGGCAGGGCCCCGCCGGGCAAGCCGGCATTGTCGCGCGAGAGGGAACCGCGGCGCCGGGTTCGCCAGGCAATACGTTTCGCGCAGCGCTCGATTATACCTTTCCCTCGTATGCGATGAACGCGGCGGGCAATGTCGCCTTTAGTGCCGGCACACAGGGATCGTCAGGCTTTGGGATTTGGGAGGGCGCGCCTGGCAGCTTGAACCCCGTGGCCCGTGCTGGTGATGCGGCCCCCGGAATTTCGGGAGGCACGTTCCGATCCCTCGCCCTTCCTGGCTTGCCGCCGCTGATTTTGGGCCCCGCGATTAATAGCAACGGGCAAGTGGCCTTCGAGTTTCCCTACGCTGGGCCCAACAGCACCGTACATGACGGTGTGTGGGTCGGGTCAGCAGGAAGCTTATCGCTGGTCGCCAAGTTTGGTGACCAGGCTCCGGGAACCCCAAGCAGCGTGACATTCGCCGATCCGACAAACGGTGATATTGGCACGAATAACGGTCCACTCTACACGTTCAGTCGTCCGGAGATCAGCTCGGACAACCAGGTCGCGATCGCCGGCCTGCTGACCGGCACTGGCGTAACCAGCGCCAACAACACGGGCATCTGGGCCGGGGCGGTCGGCAATTTGCAGCTCGTCGCGCGCGCGGGGGACGTAGCGCCTGGAGTGGGAAGCGGCAAAATCTTCGGCAATTTGGATTCCACGCCCTCTGCCGCCACGACTCCGCTGTACATGAACGCAAACGGTCAGATTGTGTTCGCGGCGCCCTACACCCATGCTGGTGCGTCGTCGCCGGATGGATACGGCATCTGGACCGGCACGGCTGGTCATCTAACGCTAGTCGCACGCGATCAGCCGACTTCACTGGCGATTAATTCCGCCGGCCAAATCGCGTTTGCCGACTCAAGGGGCATTTGGGTTACCGACGCCGGAGGAACTCCGAGCCTGGTGGCCAGTCCCGGCGAGTTAGTCACCGACTCTCACGGCAATCAAACCACCCTGTACGCGCTGAGTTTTGCCAGCGGCAGCACCTCGGACGGCTTTGGCACTGGCTTCAACGACAATGGTCAGATCGTTTTCACATCGACGTTGAACGAGTTTAGCACGGGCAACGGTCCGACAGCCATTTTTACAACTACTATCTCATCGTCACTGGTGCCGGAACCGAGTTCGCTTGGATTGGCGATTGGCGCCTTGGTCGGGGTTTTTACTTGGACTTTGCGCAAGCAATTGCTGCGTTCCTTCGCAGTGGTGCTCGCTGTCGGCGCGATTGCCGTGATGACTACGGCTGACGCGGCAACAACGGTCGACACCATTGCCACGAGTGCGACGCAAGCTCCCGAAGTCCCCGCGGGGATCAATTTCGCGGCGTTTCAAAACGGTGGTACGGTACCCGTACCACCGTCCATTAATGCGTCGGGCCAGGTGGCCTTTTATGGAACACTCAGCGGCGCCGGCACGACGACAACCAACAACGTCGGCGTTTGGACGGGTACCAGCGGCAACGTACGATTGACTGCGCTCGAAAACGATAGCGTGAGCGGACTGGGCGCCGGCATCAACTTTCTTGGATTCGCCGCTAGCTCGCTCCCTATTTTGGCTCCTAGTGTCATTCCACCGCCGATACCGATCAACGCTGCCAATCAAATCGCGTTGTCAGCGAACATAACCGGCTTCAATGTCAATCCATCGAATGATGAGTTGCTGTGGTCCGGCTCTGCGATCGCCGCGAATCAACTCTTGCGCGAGTCGTCTACGACGTTTCATTCGAATAACTCGAGCGTTCCGACCTTCGGCCCGGCGCCGCTGATCAATGACGCCGGCGATATCGGTTTTACATCTCTCAGCTCAGCCAACGGTCTGTCCGGCATTTGGGTCGATCACGGAGGAAACGTCCAGCCCGTCGCGACGTTCGGGCAGCAGGCACCCAGCACCGCATCCGGCGTGAAGTTCAGCAATGGCACCTATGGCAGCAGCGCGACCGGGATGAATGCCTCGGGCAGCGTCGTGTTCAACTCAGCACTCGTTGGGCCGGGCGTGACCGGACTTAACCAGGTGGGCATCTGGGCTGGGACGCCGGGGAACGTTCAGCTCATCGCCCGCGCCGGCGATACGGCGTCGGGCGTGGTGCCACAATTCCCGGGTCAGGATGTTTTTGCGGCGCTGACCGGGCTATCCCCCTTCTCTGTCGCCGAAATAAATGCCGCGGGAACGGTCGCGTTTTCCGCGTCGATGTTTACGGCCACTGGCATGTGGATTCACGACTCGTCAGGTTTGAAACTTGTCGCGACCGATGGGCAGCAAGTGCCGGGATTACCCGCGGGCGACGCTTTCGCTTCGCAGGCATTCTCACCGGCTTCGCCGCTACTGAACGCGCAGGGAACCCTGGCCTTTCAAGCGCGCCTATCCGGTCCGGATATCACCGCTGCCAACAACACGGCAATATTCAGCGGATTGCCTGACAGTCTGCACATCGTCGCACAAGCCGGCGCACAAGCTCCGGGCACGCCGACGGGCACGACCTTTACGCAGCTCGCACTGTCGCTTAATCCCGCCTATGCGGACATCGGACTGAATGGAATGGGGCAAGTCGTCTTCACCGCACAGTCCAGCGACGGCAAGATCGGCATCTGGGGTACCGATCGCGGCGGCAATCTGCTTGAGGTTGCCCGGCAGGGAGTCGCTATTCAGGTCGCTCCCGGCGACGTTCGCACAGTCGCGGGCATCGCCTTCCTCGGCGGTAGCGGCAATTCCGATGGCCGTGCAAGCGGCTTCAGCGACAACAGCCAGCTTGCCTTCTGGGCCAGCTTCACCGATGGCAGTTCCGGCATCTTCGTCAGCGATGCACTGGCCGTGCCCGAGCCTACGACACTCGTCTTGGCCGGCCTGGGGCTGCTGCCGGTCGTGGCATCCTGGCTCCGTCGGCGGCTTCGCACCCGTTAG
- a CDS encoding NUDIX domain-containing protein, which translates to MRLITGAAYSSLCYTAAMKQSAGVLLYRQTQEKESSESGLEVLLVHPSGNYNHRAPWSIPKGLPGTNEPLEAAARRETLEETGVVAGALVALGSVILQKSRKEIHCFAGRAPHDAQPAPASWEVDRAEFVGIENARQLLHPDQVPLLDRLLGSVDRS; encoded by the coding sequence TTGCGACTCATCACCGGCGCCGCGTACTCGTCGCTTTGCTACACTGCGGCCATGAAACAATCCGCGGGCGTGCTCCTCTATCGACAAACACAGGAGAAGGAATCTTCCGAGTCCGGTCTCGAAGTCTTGCTCGTGCATCCGTCGGGCAATTACAACCACCGGGCTCCTTGGAGCATCCCCAAGGGATTGCCAGGCACGAACGAACCTCTCGAGGCCGCCGCGCGGCGCGAGACTCTCGAGGAAACCGGTGTCGTTGCCGGCGCGCTTGTCGCGCTGGGCTCGGTGATCCTGCAGAAGAGCCGCAAAGAGATTCATTGCTTCGCCGGACGCGCGCCCCATGACGCCCAGCCGGCGCCGGCAAGCTGGGAAGTCGATCGGGCCGAGTTCGTCGGAATCGAAAACGCGCGGCAGCTACTGCATCCCGATCAGGTGCCACTATTGGACCGGCTGCTTGGAAGCGTGGATCGCTCCTGA
- a CDS encoding DUF6263 family protein encodes MSLLVRRSVVRQLCLVMAPLALVSALMASAQADTELRWKFKSGDKTRYEMKMDMTQETKSGPMPFQVKVSQIMDMTWEVTDVAADGSATLSQTIDRVRMEMTLPQAGQPPMKYDSQQESKAPGTETLAKIFDAMIGKPFIMKVSPLGKVSDMQAPDGMVQAFKNMPAGGMFSEDGLKQMIGQSMMPLPEEAVAVGKTWDQSAEMETPPFGKQVTTTQYKFGGEEEVDGKKFDKIDVAMDVKLEPSEDAQAKIKLAGNDASGVIYWDTAAGQPADSRVNSKMKFEITVGTNSLEQTVTTKSSMKRVAAGEAREL; translated from the coding sequence ATGTCGTTGCTCGTACGCCGGTCAGTCGTTCGTCAATTATGCCTCGTCATGGCTCCCCTGGCACTGGTCAGCGCCCTGATGGCGTCGGCACAGGCCGACACCGAACTGCGCTGGAAATTCAAGTCGGGTGACAAGACCCGCTACGAAATGAAAATGGACATGACCCAAGAGACGAAGTCCGGGCCCATGCCTTTTCAGGTGAAGGTCAGCCAGATCATGGATATGACGTGGGAAGTTACCGACGTCGCCGCTGATGGTTCGGCCACGCTGAGCCAGACGATCGACCGGGTGCGGATGGAAATGACGCTGCCGCAGGCGGGACAGCCGCCGATGAAGTACGACTCGCAACAAGAGAGCAAGGCGCCCGGTACCGAGACGCTGGCCAAGATCTTCGACGCCATGATCGGCAAGCCGTTTATTATGAAGGTTTCGCCGCTGGGTAAGGTCAGCGACATGCAGGCGCCCGATGGAATGGTGCAGGCATTCAAGAACATGCCGGCGGGCGGGATGTTCTCCGAGGACGGTCTGAAGCAGATGATCGGCCAGAGCATGATGCCGCTGCCCGAGGAAGCAGTGGCTGTCGGCAAGACGTGGGATCAATCGGCCGAAATGGAAACGCCCCCCTTTGGCAAGCAAGTCACGACCACGCAGTACAAGTTCGGCGGGGAAGAAGAAGTTGACGGCAAGAAGTTCGACAAGATCGATGTCGCAATGGACGTAAAGCTCGAACCCAGCGAGGACGCTCAGGCGAAGATAAAGCTCGCAGGTAATGACGCCAGCGGCGTGATTTATTGGGATACCGCGGCAGGCCAGCCGGCTGATTCGCGCGTCAACAGCAAGATGAAGTTCGAGATCACGGTAGGCACAAATTCACTCGAGCAGACGGTCACGACCAAAAGCTCGATGAAGCGCGTCGCTGCCGGGGAAGCCCGCGAGTTGTAA
- a CDS encoding metal-dependent hydrolase — protein MDIELTWLGHGAWSVLAPSPEHGPQTILIDPFLDDSPTAAMKSDDVKADFILISHGHFDHVSDAAKIARRTGALVISNFEICQWLEKQGIARTHPHNLGGGSSQKFGRVQLTIAHHSSMLPDGSYGGNPSGFLLSIAEQKLYFACDTALFYDMKLIGEGGLDLAVLPIGDQFTMGPADSIRATQLLAPKIVVPSHYDTWPPIHQDAALWADEIRSKTKAEPRVLTPGGKIVLNAS, from the coding sequence GTGGATATCGAGTTGACGTGGCTAGGGCATGGTGCGTGGTCAGTCCTGGCTCCCTCGCCGGAGCATGGTCCGCAGACGATCCTGATCGATCCATTTCTGGACGACTCGCCAACGGCCGCGATGAAGTCCGATGACGTGAAGGCGGACTTCATCCTGATATCGCATGGTCATTTCGATCATGTGAGCGACGCGGCGAAAATTGCGCGGCGAACCGGGGCGCTCGTGATCTCGAATTTTGAAATCTGCCAATGGCTCGAAAAGCAGGGAATCGCGCGGACTCATCCGCATAACCTGGGCGGAGGCTCATCGCAGAAATTCGGCCGCGTGCAATTGACCATTGCGCATCACAGCTCGATGCTGCCGGACGGTTCCTACGGCGGAAATCCATCCGGCTTTCTATTGTCGATCGCGGAACAGAAGCTGTACTTCGCCTGCGACACGGCATTGTTCTACGACATGAAATTGATCGGCGAGGGGGGCCTGGATCTGGCGGTGTTGCCGATCGGTGATCAGTTCACCATGGGCCCGGCGGATTCGATCCGCGCCACCCAATTACTCGCGCCGAAGATCGTTGTGCCGTCGCATTACGACACCTGGCCGCCGATCCACCAGGACGCTGCACTTTGGGCCGACGAGATACGTAGTAAGACCAAGGCCGAACCCCGCGTCCTTACTCCCGGCGGGAAGATTGTCCTAAATGCATCGTAA